A genomic segment from Acyrthosiphon pisum isolate AL4f chromosome A3, pea_aphid_22Mar2018_4r6ur, whole genome shotgun sequence encodes:
- the LOC115034504 gene encoding uncharacterized protein LOC115034504: MDLNTLLQPNRLSIFSLGYFLGPDFSDEERKLAGKQGEIIFKHFGVIPGDFDVPGCHCGEPLYRVTDATRKLGYRFKCVNGHRLNPTKNTFLEYVHTAGELGCHKIIQMIYLWVAKANTTTIQQEVKVSTETVVAYTEYFRDVALKIAYHDFEQIGGRNDIVEIDETHLFRAKYNVDRQMAWSAVWLFGMNFIVLIKYNLSQ; the protein is encoded by the exons ATGGATTTAAATACACTGCTCCAGCCAAATCGCCTATCAATTTTTTCATTAGGATATTTTTTGGGTCCTGATTTTTCTGATGAGGAACGGAAATTGGCTGGGAAGCAGGGcgaaatcatttttaaacattttggtgTGATTCCTGGCGATTTTGATGTTCCCGGATGTCATTGTGGTGAACCATTGTATCGTGTCACGGATGCAACCAGGAAACTTGGTTACCGTTTTAAGTGTGTGAACGGTCACAGATTGAACCcgactaaaaatacatttttagaatatgttCATACGGCTGGAGAGTTAGGTTGTCATAAAATCATCCAAATGATTTATTTGTGGGTGGCTAAAGCCAATACAACGACAATCCAACAGGAA gTTAAAGTGTCTACAGAAACGGTGGTAGCCTACACTGAATACTTCAGAGATGTTGCTTTAAAAATAGCATACCATGATTTTGAGCAAATCGGTGGAAGAAATGATATTGTGGAAATCGACGAAACTCATTTATTTCGGGCAAAATACAATGTTGACCGGCAAATGGCGTGGAGTGCCGTTTGGTTGTTTGGTatgaattttattgttttaataaaatataatttatcacagtaa
- the LOC115034505 gene encoding uncharacterized protein LOC115034505, translating into MWRAYNTCGQIFSGHGVVNHTVNFVEPPKHLPPIWVPAGRFSPECLDKQWEDALPPNMEPIRYHTQHIERSWRELKRVLTRCNCPRVSTSYIGEWMYRTNILNREGGIQQQFCRFMRDIGRAYPGIGYIPMTRDIEDCQCPEC; encoded by the exons ATGTGGAGGGCATACAATACTTGCGGCCAAATCTTTAG TGGACATGGTGTAGTTAACCATACGGTTAACTTTGTAGAGCCACCCAAACATTTACCACCAATTTGGGTACCTGCCGGTCGATTCAGCCCTGAGTGCTTGGACAAGCAATGGGAAGATGCACTGCCACCCAACATGGAACCAATTCGTTACCATACCCAACACATCGAGCGTTCGTGGCGTGAACTGAAACGAGTATTAACTAGGTGTAACTGCCCAAGAGTGTCAACTTCTTACATTGGTGAATGGATGTACCgcactaatattttaaacaggGAAGGTGGAATACAACAGCAATTTTGTAGGTTCATGAGAGACATAGGAAGGGCATATCCTGGTATTGGATACATACCAATGACCAGAGACATTGAAGACTGTCAGTGTCCAGAGTGCTAA